Proteins from one Camelina sativa cultivar DH55 chromosome 8, Cs, whole genome shotgun sequence genomic window:
- the LOC104706814 gene encoding cytochrome P450 71A14-like yields MEMIIISPCLTTILALLLFKQLLERTATKINLPPSPWRLPVIGNLHQLSLHPHRSLRSLSFRYGPLMLLHFGRVPVLVVSSSDVAHDIMKTHDFKVANRPKLKVVEKFMNGGRDVAFSPYGEYWRHIKSVCVIHLLSKKMVQSFEKVREEEISLMMESVEKASSSTSPLNLSELLMTLTSDVTSRVSLGRKHSNEESMSEFKNQVRAIMELVGGFPVGEYIPCLAWIDKLNGLDDKLKESSETFGGLMDKVVQEHVEADKPTHDLVDIMLSLERQKKNGIEVRRSDIKFIILDMFLGGTTTTYALLEWIMTELIRHPVRMKKLQEEIRTKATSGTNLYRSQEDVEGMKYLKAVIKEGLRLHPPFPLLVPRLLTEDVNLRGCDIAAGTQVIVNAWAIQRDTVSWGTDAE; encoded by the exons ATGGAAATGATAATCATCTCTCCCTGCCTAACAACAATCCTAGCACTACTTCTCTTTAAACAACTACTCGAACGAACCGCTACCAAAATCAACCTACCACCTTCTCCGTGGCGACTTCCTGTGATCGGTAACCTCCACCAGCTAAGCCTCCACCCTCACCGTTCTCTTCGTTCCCTCAGTTTCCGGTACGGGCCACTCATGCTCCTTCATTTCGGTCGCGTTCCGGTCCTCGTAGTTTCCTCCTCTGATGTAGCTCATGACATCATGAAAACACACGATTTTAAGGTTGCAAACCGCCCAAAACTAAAAGTGGTCGAAAAGTTTATGAACGGTGGGAGAGACGTGGCTTTTTCCCCTTACGGTGAATATTGGAGACATATTAAG AGTGTATGCGTCATCCACCTACTAAGTAAAAAAATGGTACAATCCTTTGAAAaagtaagagaagaagagataagtCTAATGATGGAGAGTGTGGAAAAAGCGAGTTCTAGTACTTCACCTTTAAACCTAAGCGAGCTTCTTATGACACTGACGAGCGATGTGACAAGTAGAGTTTCCTTGGGAAGAAAACATAGCAATGAGGAAAGCATGAGCGAATTCAAGAATCAAGTGAGGGCTATCATGGAGCTTGTAGGCGGGTTTCCAGTTGGTGAATATATTCCCTGTTTGGCCTGGATTGATAAACTCAATGGTCTTGATGATAAACTGAAGGAATCGAGTGAAACATTTGGAGGTCTTATGGACAAAGTGGTGCAAGAGCATGTAGAAGCCGATAAACCAACACATGATTTAGTTGATATAATGCTATCCTtagaaagacaaaagaaaaatggaatAGAAGTCCGACGAAGCGACATTAAGTTCATAATCTTG GATATGTTTTTGGGAGGAACGACCACAACTTACGCACTACTAGAATGGATAATGACAGAGCTTATTAGACATCCGGTACGCATGAAGAAACTCCAAGAGGAGATTCGCACCAAGGCAACGTCGGGGACTAATCTATATAGGTCACAAGAAGATGTTGAGGGTATGAAGTACTTAAAAGCGGTGATTAAGGAGGGGCTTCGGTTGCATCCGCCTTTCCCGTTACTAGTTCCAAGACTACTGACTGAAGATGTCAACCTAAGAGGATGTGACATAGCTGCAGGCACACAG GTAATAGTCAATGCATGGGCTATTCAACGAGACACTGTGTCATGGGGGACAGATGCAGAATAG
- the LOC104706816 gene encoding uncharacterized protein LOC104706816, with the protein MRNVVVALRHHRRVSLLRGIVALRDNKTIDFKHGEYVSRGNDDGFSRQTTSTWVSPFYLQHRAYSSGFTSVHGGIPTSDYAKLRRESLETEFGQALGAYSSKSFSAVYRFGPFLALYRAAIISYHVVKLAFWQLFVQDMRKRAVKFRETLISLGPFYIKLGQALSTRPDILPSVYCQELSKLQDQIPPFPTTVAMRCIEEQLGAPVSKLFADISLKPVAAASLGQVYKAHLHSGQLVAVKVQRPGMSLILTRDALLFKMIGGQLKRFAKARKDLLVAVNEMVRHMFDEIDYVREAKNAERFASLYSFDLGNEQINDNAGPRIKSRNHRAENIKVPKIYWNFTRTAVLTMEWIDGIKLTDEIKLRRFSLDKRDLIDQGLSCSLKQLLEVGFFHADPHPGNLVATKEGSLVYFDFGMMGNIPRHYRVGLIQILVHFVNRDSLSLANDFLSLGFLPEGVDIQAVSNALRASFGSTTRISQDFQGVMEQLYDVMYEFNFSLPPDYALVIRSLGSLEGTAKILDPEFKVIDSSYPFVIGRLLADPSPDMRKILRELVICNDGSIRWNRLERLVAAISEQASATSGDSPEDQTLKKSSELKSFDMHSVVSATEDLLLFILSEKGQRVRVFLLQDIIRVVDIFLEEEAFDFNKTVNLREEGTMKRVSNGFRCLSEAVKLAPGMWTAMFLRMSRKSEVHSYALDIISALSTHFGHKVPHTCWILLSKLFHHSRSQ; encoded by the exons ATGAGGAATGTCGTTGTTGCTCTCCGCCATCACCGCCGGGTGTCGCTTCTCCGGGGAa TTGTAGCGTTACGTGATAACAAAACTATTGACTTCAAGCATGGGGAGTACGTATCGAGAGGGAATGATGATGGCTTCTCAAGACAGACGACAAGTACATGGGTTTCACCATTCTACCTGCAACACAGAGC GTATTCATCAGGCTTTACCAGCGTACATGGTGGAATACCTACATCAGATTATGCAAAGTTGCGGAGAGAATCCCTTGAAACCGAATTTGGACAAGCTCTTGGAGCATATAGCTCGAAAAGTTTTTCTGCAGTGTATCGTTTTGGCCCCTTTTTGGCATTGTATAGAGCTGCAATCATTTCATACCATGTGGTGAAGCTTGCCTTTTGGCAGCTCTTTGTTCAGGATATGAGGAAACGGGCTGTCAAG TTCCGTGAGACTCTTATCAGCTTGGGGCCTTTCTACATTAAG CTTGGACAGGCACTGAGCACGAGACCAGATATATTACCATCTGTATATTGCCAAGAACTTTCAAAATTACAG GACCAAATTCCTCCATTTCCAACTACTGTTGCCATGCGATGTATTGAAGAGCAACTAGGTGCTCCAGTGTCAAAACTTTTTGCAGATATTAGTCTTAAGCCTGTTGCTGCTGCATCGCTGGGTCAGGTATACAAAG CTCATCTGCATTCTGGACAGTTGGTAGCTGTTAAGGTTCAGAGACCTGGAATGTCACTCATTCTAACACGTGATGCCCTCTTATTCAAAATGATCGGGGGACAACTGAAACGATTCGCAAAAGCCCGTAAGGATCTTTTGGTGGCGGTGAATGAGATG GTCAGACATATGTTTGATGAAATAGATTACGTTCGAGAGGCGAAAAATGCAGAACGGTTTGCTTCTCTATACAGTTTTGACTTGG GGAATGAGCAGATTAACGACAACGCTGGACCTAGGATCAAGTCCAGAAATCACAGAGCAGAGAACATCAAAGTTCCTAAAATTTACTGGAATTTTACACGCACGGCAGTGCTCACAATGGAGTGGATCGATGGCATAAAACTAACAGATGAAATTAAGCTGAGAAGGTTTTCCCTTGATAAAAGGGACTTGATTGATCAG GGCTTATCCTGTTCGTTAAAGCAGCTTCTTGAGGTTGGATTCTTTCACGCTGATCCGCATCCAGGAAATCTTGTGGCTACGAAAGAAGGCTCTCTTGTTTATTTTGACTTTGGGATGATGGGGAATATCCCACGCCATTACCGTGTGGGACTGATTCAAATT CTGGTGCATTTTGTCAACCGTGATTCTCTAAGTTTGGCAAATGATTTCCTTTCCTTGGGGTTTTTGCCTGAAGGGGTCGATATTCAAGCGGTTTCAAACGCTTTGCGTGCTTCATTTGGTTCTACTACCAGAATTTCACAAGATTTCCAG GGGGTGATGGAACAATTATATGATGTTATGTATGAGTTCAACTTTTCGCTGCCTCCAGATTATGCTCTTGTCATAAGATCCCTTGGTTCACTAGAAGGCACGGCTAAGATTCTTGATCCAGAGTTTAAAGTGATCGACAGCTCATATCCATTTGTAATCGGGAGGCTATTAGCAGATCCAAGCCCCGATATGAGGAAAATACTGAGGGAACTTGTCATTTGTAATGACGGATCAATAAGGTGGAATCGACTTGAACGCCTG GTAGCAGCAATATCCGAACAGGCTTCTGCAACTTCAGGAGACTCTCCAGAAGATCAAACATTGAAGAAATCATCGGAACTAAAATCATTCGACATGCATTCAGTAGTTTCCGCCACGGAAGATCTGCTATTGTTCATATTATCAGAGAAAGGGCAGAGAGTTCGGGTCTTCCTTCTTCAGGACATAATCAGAGTGGTCGATATTTTCCTGGAAGAAGAGGCTTTTGATTTCAACAAGACTGTCAATCTCAGG GAAGAAGGGACAATGAAAAGAGTGAGCAATGGATTCAGGTGTCTGAGTGAGGCGGTGAAGCTTGCACCTGGAATGTGGACAGCAATGTTTCTCCGAATGTCAAGGAAGTCTGAGGTTCATAGTTATGCTTTAGATATTATTTCTGCATTGTCTACCCATTTTGGCCACAAAGTGCCTCACACTTGTTGGATCCTTCTCTCCAAATTGTTCCATCATAGTAGGAGCCAATAA
- the LOC104706818 gene encoding uncharacterized protein LOC104706818, whose translation MKKSVDLVPARVVFLAAVHVIALVYWIYRLASDRPPQRKKFSVEGNFDSSSIGMFRFFFPNLF comes from the exons ATGAAGAAGTCAGTGGATCTAGTTCCGGCGAGGGTTGTATTTCTCGCAGCAGTTCACGTCATCGCcttg GTTTACTGGATTTATAGATTGGCATCAGATCGTCCACCTCAGAGAAAAAAATTCTCAGTAGAAGGAAACTTCGATTCTTCATCGATCGGtatgtttcgtttttttttccccaatctGTTTTGA
- the LOC104706819 gene encoding uncharacterized protein At4g26485-like produces MDIQESEKLRFSDTQILVVGEGDFSFSLSLAKAFGPAINITATSLDIREELGRNYNNGKANVEELERLGCTVVRGVSVHSITSDNRLARYDVILFHFPHAGKHHGVLGGFMESAKEMLKEEDGEIHIIRNICPFNKWDIKALAEEEGLRLIKQMKFDKWDFPGYPSKRGSICDYGFPYISAVTFIFKK; encoded by the exons ATGGATATTCAGGAATCAGAAAAGTTAAGGTTCAGCGATACGCAAATACTTGTGGTCGGAGAAggagatttttcattttctttgtctctGGCCAAAGCCTTTGGTCCTGCCATCAACATCACTGCAACATCCCTTGATATTCGAG AGGAGCTAGGGCGTAACTACAACAATGGAAAAGCGAACGTGGAAGAGTTGGAGAGACTTGGGTGCACCGTGGTCCGTGGTGTTAGCGTACACTCCATCACCTCAGACAATCGTCTAGCTCGATACGATGTTATCCTCTTTCATTTTCCTCATGCAGG GAAACACCATGGGGTATTAGGAGGATTTATGGAGAGTGCAAAAGAGATGTTgaaagaggaagatggagaGATTCATATTATTCGTAACATATGCCCATTTAACAAGTGGGATATAAAAGCTTTAGCTGAAGAAGAGGGTTTGCGTTTAATCAAGCAAATGAAATTCGACAAATGGGACTTTCCAGGTTACCCCAGCAAGAGAGGAAGTATATGTGATTATGGCTTTCCTTACATATCAGCTGTTACTTTCATATTTAAGAAATAG